Proteins from a single region of Xyrauchen texanus isolate HMW12.3.18 chromosome 7, RBS_HiC_50CHRs, whole genome shotgun sequence:
- the LOC127646839 gene encoding regulator of G-protein signaling 5-like has translation MDIYLPAGFSMCKGISGLPNTCLERAKRLKACVGGFLQRQDWSILCYSYKYRKPRLTLEECLMWKQSLEKLLSNKHGLYAFRAFLVSEFSEENIAFYLACEDYKSTKSAAKLPSKARRIYNEFIGSEASREVNIDYETRDITQANLTSPTTACFDMAQDRIYILMEKDCYPRFLRSAVYRNLVNQLTVKSTKAKTKKAFANRSPHDKEEPK, from the exons ATGGATATTTATCTCCCTGCTGGCTTTTCAATGTGCAAAGGAATATCAGGGCTGCCAAACACTTGCCTGGAAAG GGCCAAAAGATTAAAGGCATGCGTTGGTGGATTTCTGCAGAGGCAAGACTGGAGCATCCTATGCTATTCCTACAAATACAGAAAACCAAG GCTAACATTGGAGGAATGTCTGATGTGGAAACAATCGCTTGAGAAGCTCTTATCAAACAAAC ATGGACTATATGCCTTCAGAGCTTTTCTGGTATCTGAGTTTAGTGAAGAAAACATTGCCTTCTACCTGGCCTGTGAGGATTACAAAAGCACAAAGTCTGCAGCCAAACTGCCATCCAAAGCAAGGAGGATATACAATGAGTTTATCGGAAGTGAAGCTTCCAGAGAG GTCAACATAGACTATGAGACTCGAGATATCACTCAAGCCAACTTGACAAGCCCCACAACAGCCTGCTTTGATATGGCGCAGGACCGCATCTACATTCTAATGGAAAAAGACTGTTACCCACGATTCCTCCGATCGGCCGTCTACCGAAACCTTGTCAACCAGCTCACCGTGAAGAGCACCAAGGCGAAAACCAAAAAGGCCTTTGCAAATAGATCACCACATGATAAGgaagaaccaaaatga